A window of the Falco biarmicus isolate bFalBia1 chromosome 10, bFalBia1.pri, whole genome shotgun sequence genome harbors these coding sequences:
- the GRK2 gene encoding beta-adrenergic receptor kinase 1 has translation MADLEAVLADVSYLMAMEKSRAAPAARASKRILLPEPSIRSVMQKYLEDRGEVTFDKIFTQKIGYLLFRDFAFNQAEEAKPLMEFYEEIKKYEKLDSEEERTARSRHIFDHYIMKELLACSHPFSKSATEHVQSRLSKKQVPPDLFQPYIEEICQNLRGGIFQKFIESDKFTRFCQWKNVELNIHLTMNDFSVHRIIGRGGFGEVYGCRKADTGKMYAMKCLDKKRIKMKQGETLALNERIMLSLVSTGDCPFIVCMSYAFHTPDKLSFILDLMNGGDLHYHLSQHGVFSEAEMRFYAAEIILGLEHMHSRFVVYRDLKPANILLDEFGHVRISDLGLACDFSKKKPHASVGTHGYMAPEVLQKGVAYDSSADWFSLGCMLFKLLRGHSPFRQHKTKDKHEIDRMTLTMAIELPDSFSPELRSLLEGLLQRDVNRRLGCMGHGAQEVKEEPFFKGLDWQMVFLQKYPPPLIPPRGEVNAADAFDIGSFDEEDTKGIKLLESDQELYRNFPLTISERWQQEVTETVFEAVNADTDKLEARKKAKNKQLGHEEEYAMGKDCIMHGYMAKLGNPFLTQWQRRYFYLFPNRLEWRGEGESPQSLLTMEEIDSVEETQVKERKCILLRIRGGKQFVLQCDSDPELVQWRKELRDAQRQAQQLLQRVPRMQNKPRSPVVELSKVPFIQRSANGL, from the exons ATGGCGGACCTGGAGGCGGTGCTGGCGGACGTGAGCTACCTGATGGCCATGGAGAAGagccgcgccgctcccgccgcccgtGCCAGCAAGAGGATCCTCCTGCCCGAGCCCAG CATCCGCAGCGTCATGCAGAAATACCTGGAGGACCGGGGAGAGGTGACGTTCGACAAGATCTTCACGCAGAAGATCG GGTACCTGCTGTTCCGTGACTTCGCCTTTAACCAGGCAGAGGAGGCCAAACCCCTGATGGAGTTTTATGAGGAG ATCAAGAAGTATGAGAAGCTGGACTCGGAGGAGGAGCGAACTGCCCGGAGCCGCCATATCTTTGACCATTACATCATGAAGGAGCTGCTGGCCTGCTCCCAC CCCTTCTCCAAGAGTGCCACGGAGCATGTCCAAAGCCGCCTGAGCAAGAAGCAGGTGCCCCCAGACCTCTTCCAG CCCTACATTGAGGAGATCTGCCAGAACCTGCGTGGGGGTATCTTCCAGAAATTCATCGAGAG TGACAAGTTCACACGGTTCTGCCAGTGGAAGAACGTGGAGCTGAACATCCAT CTCACCATGAACGACTTCAGTGTTCACCGAATCATCGGCCGTGGTGGTTTTGGGGAGGTCTACGGCTGCCGGAAAGCAGATACGGGCAAAAT GTATGCCATGAAGTGTTTGGACAAGAAACGCATCAAGATGAAGCAGGGTGAGACCCTGGCCCTCAACGAGCGCATCATGCTGTCCCTCGTCAGCACTGGG GACTGCCCATTCATCGTGTGCATGTCCTACGCCTTCCACACGCCCGACAAGCTCAGCTTCATCCTCGACCTCATGAACG GGGGAGACCTGCATTATCACCTGTCCCAGCACGGTGTCTTCTCGGAGGCAGAGATGAGGTTCTACGCGGCTGAGATCATCCTGGGCCTGGAGCACATGCACAGCCGCTTTGTGGTGTACCGTGACCTCAAG CCGGCAAACATCCTCCTGGATGAGTTTGGGCACGTCCGCATCTCAGACCTGGGCCTGGCCTGTGACTTCTCCAAGAAGAAGCCCCATGCCAGTGT GGGCACCCATGGGTACATGGCTCCAGAGGTGCTGCAGAAAGGAGTGGCGTACGACAGCAGCGCTGACTGGTTCTCACTGGGCTGCATGCTGTTCAAGCTGCTCCGGGG gcacagcccctTTCGGCAGCACAAGACGAAGGACAAGCATGAGATCGACCGTATGACCCTCACCATG GCCATCGAGCTGCCAGACTCCTTCTCCCCCGAGTTGCGCTCCCTCCTCGAGGGGCTGCTGCAGCGAGACGTTAACCGGCGGCTGGGCTGCATGGGGCACGG ggctcaggagGTGAAGGAGGAGCCCTTCTTCAAGGGTCTGGACTGGCAGATGGTTTTCCTGCAGAAG TACCCACCGCCCCTGATCCCACCCCGCGGTGAGGTGAATGCGGCTGACGCCTTTGACATCGGCTCCTTTGATGAGGAGGACACGAAGGGCATCAAG CTGCTGGAGAGCGACCAGGAGCTGTACCGCAACTTCCCACTCACCATCTCGGAGCGGTGGCAGCAGGAGGTGACGGAGACTGTCTTCGAAGCCGTCAACGCTGACACCGACAAGCTGGAAGCTCGCAAGAAGGCCAAGAACAAGCAGCTGGGCCATGAGGAGG AGTACGCCATGGGCAAGGACTGCATCATGCACGGGTACATGGCCAAGCTGGGCAACCCCTTCCTGACACAGTGGCAGCGCCGCTACTTCTACCTCTTCCCCAACCGCCTGGAGTGGCGCGGGGAGGGCGAGTCGCCG CAGTCCCTGCTCACCATGGAGGAGATCGACTCAGTGGAGGAGACGCAGGTGAAGGAGCGCAAGTGCATCCTGCTCCGCATCCGCGGTGGCAAGCAGTTCGTGCTGCAGTGTGAT aGTGACCCCGAGCTGGTGCAGTGGCGGAAGGAGCTGCGGGACGCCCAGCGCCAggcccagcagctgctgcagcggGTGCCGCGCATGCAGAACAAGCCCCGCTCGCCCGTGGTGGAGCTCAGCAAAGTGCCGTTCATCCAGCGCTCTGCCAACGGGCTCTGA